Proteins encoded by one window of Nodosilinea sp. PGN35:
- a CDS encoding phosphate/phosphite/phosphonate ABC transporter substrate-binding protein, whose product MSRWRRFFKLCLVGLAVVGLLQAGGCGGGGGSEQPARLTIGLVSYDDGASSLEKYQRFQTYLAEQLKAVVELEPVFNEIRAVEQIQAARWSLVFAPSGLAAIAIAEANYLPIFPMVGTPNQRSVLVVRRDRPYQTLGDLANQAIALGEPGSATGYYLPLYDLYGLTLKQIEFAPTSATALGWIAEDRVAAGAMSEDDFQQYRSGFEDGTFRILHTSRAIPPGAVLIGPTVDRNQQQYIEQAMEAAPSSMTADAGYSPTSSPPDLTQLIALVEKVRPLESRVKEQPAVLTLAPSEGSP is encoded by the coding sequence ATGAGTCGATGGCGTCGGTTTTTCAAACTCTGTCTGGTGGGTCTGGCGGTGGTCGGGCTGCTCCAGGCGGGTGGCTGCGGCGGGGGCGGTGGCTCTGAGCAGCCCGCGCGGCTCACCATCGGCCTGGTGAGCTACGACGACGGCGCTAGCTCCCTCGAAAAGTACCAGCGCTTTCAGACCTACCTGGCCGAACAGCTCAAGGCGGTGGTAGAGCTAGAGCCGGTGTTCAACGAAATTCGCGCGGTGGAGCAAATTCAAGCCGCCCGGTGGTCGCTGGTGTTTGCCCCCTCGGGGCTGGCGGCGATCGCCATTGCCGAGGCCAACTACCTGCCAATTTTCCCCATGGTGGGCACCCCCAACCAGCGCTCGGTGCTGGTGGTACGCCGCGATCGCCCCTACCAAACCCTGGGCGACCTGGCCAACCAGGCGATCGCCCTGGGGGAGCCCGGCTCTGCCACCGGCTACTACCTGCCCCTCTACGACCTCTACGGCCTCACCCTGAAGCAGATTGAGTTTGCCCCCACCTCCGCCACCGCCCTGGGGTGGATTGCCGAAGACCGCGTCGCCGCCGGGGCCATGTCCGAGGACGACTTTCAGCAGTATCGCAGCGGCTTTGAGGACGGCACCTTTCGCATTTTGCACACCAGCCGCGCCATTCCCCCAGGGGCAGTTTTGATTGGCCCCACCGTCGATCGCAACCAGCAGCAGTACATCGAGCAGGCCATGGAGGCTGCGCCCTCCAGCATGACCGCCGATGCGGGCTACAGCCCCACCAGCTCGCCCCCCGACCTCACCCAGCTGATCGCCCTGGTGGAAAAGGTGCGCCCGCTAGAGTCTCGGGTCAAAGAGCAGCCCGCCGTGCTCACCCTTGCCCCGTCCGAGGGTAGTCCCTAG
- a CDS encoding protein kinase: MTHGHRTLAAIMLTDAVGFSARMSVHEELTLSQLQRDQELMEQLCEQFEGKVLKSTGDGLLMYFASAVQAVSCGLEIQKELHRLNASPVGEFALQHRIGIHLGDVFFSQSDVMGNGVNIAARLQTEAQPRGLCISKIVYDVVKSRLNLDVTYAGPLQLKNIQDLVPAYHVNVFPTEVKEASPSAPTAAELPEPTADPSADRRLLAPGTKVGGRYIIQRVLGQGGFGRSYLVEDSQRFGEACVLKEFFPTKKSGSNLQKALDLFKREAKTLYQLDHPQVPKFLACFTQKERLFIVQEYIDGVPYSQLIKQRRQHNSQFSEAEVIQWLMQMLKVLDYLHGLNIVHRDISPDNIMYCRDRSLPVLIDFGLVSDAISTLLSDQMTSPDEAQPATMVGKFGYSPPEQIQLGQCFPCSDLYALGVTAIVLLTGRYPRDLIDRESLEWRWQSYVSVSPELADILTQLVQQKPKARFQTAQAVMQRLSPLANPAATPISPLVVEPAWAPAVNRLEPLTAGAAKAMPSELHNPLFIEACRQELARCIGPMASVIIEDMVEQHPQATPEEFVAILAGQLSNGRQATDFVSRIQVAVDENAPSLIDDSQEFTAADPESIAEAVDSAAERPSPEFVNRCRQALTRCIGPMANYLIEDTLADCPHLSPQDLVTRLMAEIPDPKKAETFRQQMQ, translated from the coding sequence GTGACCCACGGACATCGCACCCTAGCCGCAATCATGCTGACCGATGCGGTTGGCTTTAGCGCCCGCATGTCGGTACACGAAGAACTGACCCTCTCACAGCTCCAGCGCGACCAGGAGCTGATGGAACAGCTCTGCGAGCAGTTTGAAGGCAAGGTGCTGAAATCCACGGGTGACGGCCTGCTGATGTATTTTGCCAGCGCGGTACAGGCGGTCAGCTGCGGGCTAGAAATTCAAAAAGAACTGCACCGCCTCAACGCCAGTCCCGTTGGCGAATTTGCCCTCCAGCACCGCATTGGCATTCACCTGGGCGATGTCTTTTTTAGCCAGTCCGACGTGATGGGCAACGGCGTCAACATTGCCGCCCGCCTGCAAACCGAGGCGCAGCCCCGGGGCCTCTGCATTTCTAAGATTGTCTACGACGTGGTCAAGTCGCGGCTCAATTTAGATGTCACCTACGCCGGGCCGCTCCAGCTCAAAAACATTCAGGATTTAGTGCCCGCCTACCATGTCAATGTGTTCCCCACGGAGGTCAAAGAGGCCAGCCCCTCAGCGCCGACCGCAGCAGAGTTGCCCGAACCGACGGCCGACCCATCCGCCGATCGCAGGCTCCTGGCCCCGGGCACTAAAGTCGGTGGGCGCTACATCATCCAGCGGGTGCTGGGGCAGGGCGGGTTTGGCCGCTCCTATCTGGTCGAAGACTCCCAGCGGTTTGGCGAAGCCTGCGTGCTGAAGGAGTTTTTCCCCACCAAAAAATCGGGGAGCAATCTGCAAAAGGCGCTCGACCTGTTTAAGCGAGAGGCCAAAACCCTCTACCAGCTCGACCATCCCCAGGTGCCCAAGTTTTTGGCCTGCTTTACCCAAAAAGAGCGCCTGTTTATAGTGCAGGAATATATCGACGGCGTGCCCTATTCGCAGCTGATCAAGCAGCGCCGCCAGCACAACAGCCAGTTTTCTGAAGCGGAGGTGATTCAGTGGCTGATGCAGATGCTCAAAGTGCTGGACTACCTCCACGGCCTCAATATTGTGCACCGCGACATTTCGCCGGATAACATCATGTACTGTCGCGATCGCAGTCTGCCGGTGCTGATCGACTTCGGCCTGGTCAGCGACGCCATCAGCACCCTGCTCTCCGATCAGATGACCTCCCCCGACGAGGCCCAGCCCGCCACCATGGTAGGCAAATTTGGCTACTCACCCCCGGAGCAAATTCAGCTGGGGCAGTGTTTTCCGTGCAGCGACCTCTATGCCCTGGGGGTGACGGCGATCGTCCTGCTCACGGGCCGCTACCCCCGCGACTTAATCGATCGCGAGTCGCTGGAGTGGCGCTGGCAGTCCTACGTCAGCGTCAGCCCAGAGCTGGCCGATATTCTCACCCAGCTGGTGCAGCAGAAACCCAAGGCCCGCTTCCAAACGGCCCAGGCGGTCATGCAGCGCCTCTCTCCGCTGGCTAACCCGGCGGCCACGCCCATCTCCCCCCTGGTCGTAGAGCCAGCCTGGGCACCAGCGGTCAATCGACTGGAGCCGCTGACCGCTGGCGCGGCCAAGGCAATGCCCTCAGAGCTGCACAATCCCCTCTTTATAGAAGCCTGCCGTCAAGAGCTGGCCCGCTGCATTGGCCCCATGGCCAGCGTGATCATAGAAGACATGGTCGAGCAGCACCCCCAGGCCACGCCGGAGGAGTTTGTCGCAATTCTGGCGGGTCAGCTGTCCAATGGCCGTCAGGCCACCGACTTTGTCAGCCGCATTCAGGTCGCCGTCGATGAAAATGCTCCCAGCCTGATCGACGATTCCCAGGAGTTTACGGCTGCCGATCCCGAGTCAATAGCAGAGGCCGTCGATTCTGCCGCAGAGCGCCCCAGCCCAGAATTTGTCAACCGCTGTCGGCAGGCGCTGACCCGCTGTATTGGCCCCATGGCCAACTACCTAATCGAAGACACCCTGGCCGATTGTCCCCACCTGTCGCCCCAGGATTTAGTGACTCGCCTCATGGCTGAAATTCCTGACCCCAAAAAGGCAGAAACCTTCCGCCAGCAAATGCAGTAG